The Vitis vinifera cultivar Pinot Noir 40024 chromosome 1, ASM3070453v1 DNA segment aatattaaggattaaattgattatttatattattattttttaataaatattgagTATTAATAGGATAAAGATTGCATTGAGATTGtgcatttgtttgtttttatttaataaaaaattaaaaataaatcataaataaaaataaaaaagattaaaaactaaCGTAAAGTGAATTACATttagtattaaattaaaaataaataaacactaTCTTAATTGATTTCTAAAAGTTTTAACAAATACAAACACCTAGCTCCGTAAGAGATTGCTTTGCAGGGTGTGAATGGTGATCCATCTTAGAGAGAATTATAGCTTTAAAAGGAATCGTAGGATGAATAATAATTCAATGAGTTggaggaaatatatatatatatataattaataataataataataaataattaaaataataataataaaggaaagtcaAAAGCAACTTTTAGGTTAAGATGGAGGGGAGTGAGCTAGTAAAGCGAATCCTCTCTGATCCAAATGGACCCCTCGCTGGGCCGCCACGTGATTCTTATCCTTCTCTCTTTTCTTATTCCAGTCCATGTGTTTGACCAACATATCATCCGCGTATTATTGTCTGCATCACCCCCATCATCTCTTCTTCTACACCATTGAATTTGATCATAACACATCATTTGATATTCTAGAACATATATGATATACCCGTGTTCTTCAAGCTTAGAAAGAAGCTGTAAGAGAAAAAGAACAGTGGAAAACCCTAGTGTTTATGAATGCATGCAGAATATATATTGATATGGGTGTGGATTAATTCATcaaagtaaagaaaatatttccaaGTAATTTACACTATTATTAATGTTGCTAATTAGCCATAAATAACAATGAAAGTTTTAGTCTAACAACTAGTCGATCGATCTCcttattctttttctcttctatattcTCACCAGAAGTGACCAATATCGTTCATATTTAATCCAGCGGAGAAACAATCAACACTAAGTTCATCTAAAGGAATGTTCTCCATGGTGATCAGGCTACCTTGAGAGTTCGGGGCGTCACTGATGGTCGACAGCAGGACGTCGCTTGTGATACTTGTGCCATTGACCGGGAAGAATTGCTGCTGCTGCTCGCGGTGGCGGTGGTGGTGGCTGTGGTGGTGGTCAGTGCTGTGATAATCGGACCCGAAAGGGTGAAGATACTGCTGGGTTCCGAGTTGGAAGTTTAAGGTGAGAGGCCCCCTCTGGGACCTGGATGAAAATGGTGTGGTGGGACGGCCGGTGAACTGCTGCACCAGGGCTCGGAAGTTGGTGGTGTTGGCAGTGAGGAGGGTGGCAGGAATCCTCCTTGGAGCCCTAGGCCGCCTCCGGACTGGTTTGGATATGCAGCCCTTGGGACCCAGCAGGTGATCAGTTGAAGTGGCCGGGCTCAGCTTGCCGCCGCC contains these protein-coding regions:
- the LOC100855161 gene encoding uncharacterized protein LOC100855161 — encoded protein: MSSAESDQEWLQFVEEVQLSSPATSSGGGGGGKLSPATSTDHLLGPKGCISKPVRRRPRAPRRIPATLLTANTTNFRALVQQFTGRPTTPFSSRSQRGPLTLNFQLGTQQYLHPFGSDYHSTDHHHSHHHRHREQQQQFFPVNGTSITSDVLLSTISDAPNSQGSLITMENIPLDELSVDCFSAGLNMNDIGHFW